The Streptococcus pluranimalium genome contains a region encoding:
- a CDS encoding HAD family hydrolase, giving the protein MITSIVFDVDDTIYDQQAPYRLAMEKCFPDFDMSQMNQAYIRFRHYSDIGFPRVMAGEWTTEYFRFWRCKETLAEFGYREIDEAEGNHFQDIYEHELENITMLDEMRMTLDFLKSKNVPIGIITNGPTEHQLKKVKKLGLYDYVDPKRVIVSQATGFQKPEKEIFNLAAEQFDMSPATTLYVGDSYDNDVMGAKNGGWHAMWFNHRGRSLKAGTKPVYDVAIDNFEQLYGAVKVLFDLPDNKFIFDINDKKNPILEMGLNNGLMMAAERLLESNMSIDKVVILLRLDAKQEKILRMKYAN; this is encoded by the coding sequence ATGATAACCTCAATTGTTTTTGACGTCGATGATACGATTTATGACCAACAAGCTCCATATCGTCTGGCTATGGAGAAGTGTTTTCCTGATTTTGATATGAGTCAGATGAACCAAGCCTATATTCGTTTTAGACACTATTCTGATATTGGTTTTCCACGTGTCATGGCTGGAGAATGGACGACAGAATATTTCCGTTTTTGGCGTTGCAAAGAAACGCTTGCAGAATTTGGTTATCGTGAGATTGATGAAGCAGAGGGCAATCATTTCCAAGACATCTATGAGCATGAGTTGGAAAACATTACCATGCTTGATGAAATGCGTATGACGCTTGATTTTTTAAAGTCTAAGAATGTACCAATCGGAATCATTACAAATGGACCAACGGAGCATCAATTGAAGAAGGTGAAAAAGCTTGGTCTATATGACTATGTTGATCCCAAACGTGTCATTGTTAGTCAAGCTACGGGTTTCCAAAAACCTGAAAAAGAAATCTTTAACTTGGCGGCTGAGCAGTTTGATATGAGTCCTGCAACAACCCTTTATGTTGGAGATTCTTATGATAATGATGTTATGGGTGCCAAAAATGGTGGCTGGCATGCCATGTGGTTTAATCACCGTGGGCGTAGCTTGAAAGCAGGTACTAAGCCAGTTTATGACGTGGCTATTGATAACTTTGAGCAGCTTTATGGAGCTGTGAAAGTTCTTTTTGACCTTCCTGATAACAAGTTTATCTTTGATATCAATGATAAGAAAAACCCGATTCTTGAAATGGGACTTAACAATGGTTTAATGATGGCTGCTGAGCGCTTATTAGAAAGCAATATGAGTATTGATAAAGTTGTTATTTTACTTCGTTTAGATGCTAAACAAGAGAAAATTTTACGCATGAAATATGCAAACTAA
- a CDS encoding glycoside hydrolase family 25 protein translates to MRKRIKRIVAFTLLGLPILILIIAKSYAMVARTVQLNAARATIPTVSTTPKPNQTTTSTEKEEPITSLKPIIDVSGWQLPEEIDYDTLSANISGVIVRVFGGSGIGIDNNATNAKGVDKSYKKHITEFQKRDIPVAVYAYVMGKNVKEMKEEARILYEKSAPYKPTYYWLDVEEKTMDNMDKGVEAFRSELERLGAKNIGIYIGTYFMDEHSISIDKFDAVWFPTYGTDSGLYEEDPHTSLEHDLHQYTSQGFVDGFQKPLDLNRIATDKDIGSTYQKLFGRKPSKDMQEKKNKLVDSLFFFR, encoded by the coding sequence ATGAGAAAGAGAATTAAGCGAATCGTTGCGTTTACACTCTTAGGATTGCCTATTTTGATATTAATTATCGCAAAATCTTACGCCATGGTTGCTAGAACTGTTCAACTAAATGCAGCTAGGGCAACAATTCCAACTGTAAGTACTACTCCTAAGCCTAATCAAACGACAACAAGTACCGAAAAAGAAGAACCAATTACTTCCCTAAAACCCATCATTGACGTTTCTGGATGGCAGTTACCTGAAGAAATAGACTACGATACCTTGTCTGCAAATATTTCTGGCGTCATTGTTCGTGTCTTTGGAGGTTCAGGTATTGGTATTGATAACAACGCCACAAATGCCAAAGGGGTTGATAAGTCTTATAAAAAACATATTACTGAATTTCAAAAACGTGATATTCCAGTAGCAGTCTATGCTTATGTTATGGGTAAAAATGTTAAAGAAATGAAAGAAGAGGCACGTATCCTCTATGAAAAATCAGCCCCCTATAAACCAACTTACTATTGGTTAGATGTCGAAGAAAAAACCATGGACAATATGGATAAAGGGGTTGAAGCCTTTCGTTCTGAACTGGAAAGATTAGGGGCCAAGAATATCGGAATCTACATTGGAACTTACTTTATGGACGAACATAGTATCTCTATTGATAAGTTTGATGCCGTCTGGTTTCCGACTTATGGTACTGATTCCGGTCTTTATGAAGAGGATCCTCATACGTCCTTAGAGCATGATCTCCACCAATATACCTCACAAGGTTTTGTTGATGGTTTCCAAAAACCTCTGGACTTAAATCGTATTGCAACGGATAAAGACATTGGTTCTACTTACCAAAAATTATTTGGCCGAAAACCTAGCAAAGATATGCAAGAAAAAAAAAACAAACTGGTTGACAGCTTGTTTTTTTTTCGCTAG
- a CDS encoding DUF4430 domain-containing protein → MKKMLKPVILASSLFLLAACAKDDANKKPEADEVKVTVSVKPEGEKADKKEVIVDQDDSVLEALDEAFDVEDDNGFVTEIEGHKQDPAKNLYWMYKVNGKMANKGAEENIVKDGDKIEFYQEVSN, encoded by the coding sequence ATGAAAAAAATGTTGAAACCAGTTATACTTGCTAGTTCGCTATTTTTATTAGCAGCTTGTGCAAAGGATGATGCTAATAAAAAGCCAGAAGCCGATGAAGTCAAGGTAACCGTTAGCGTAAAACCAGAAGGTGAAAAAGCTGATAAGAAAGAAGTCATCGTTGATCAGGATGATTCTGTTTTAGAAGCTCTTGACGAAGCTTTTGACGTTGAAGATGATAATGGTTTTGTGACAGAGATTGAAGGTCATAAGCAAGATCCAGCAAAGAATCTTTACTGGATGTACAAAGTTAATGGTAAAATGGCCAATAAAGGTGCTGAAGAAAATATCGTCAAAGATGGTGATAAAATCGAATTTTATCAGGAAGTAAGCAATTAA
- a CDS encoding YtxH domain-containing protein: MVKLGKSLLIGATVGAAAAYFFSTAKGKETKAKASDFITDYKENPEEYTQYAKDKANSYKDLAVEKFNDYKAKYENGELTPEDVLEQVKEKANLVKEMAVQKMNQAADWDLEDKIVDGDDDVKHAAEVDDIVIDYSNDEEA, from the coding sequence ATGGTCAAATTAGGAAAATCATTACTCATTGGCGCAACGGTTGGTGCAGCGGCAGCATATTTCTTTAGTACAGCCAAAGGTAAAGAGACTAAAGCAAAAGCCAGTGATTTTATCACTGACTACAAAGAAAATCCTGAAGAATACACTCAATATGCTAAAGATAAAGCTAATAGTTACAAAGACTTAGCCGTTGAAAAGTTCAATGACTATAAGGCTAAGTATGAAAATGGCGAATTGACTCCTGAGGATGTCCTTGAGCAAGTCAAAGAAAAAGCTAACTTGGTAAAAGAAATGGCTGTTCAAAAGATGAATCAAGCTGCTGATTGGGATCTTGAAGATAAGATTGTTGATGGTGATGATGATGTCAAACATGCTGCAGAAGTAGACGATATTGTTATCGACTACTCTAATGACGAGGAAGCTTAA
- the thiT gene encoding energy-coupled thiamine transporter ThiT: protein MSKNLNALVEAAIFAALAMVLSFIPDFANWFSPSFGAIPLIVFSLRRGPKYGLLAGLLWGLMHFIFGKVYYLAFSQVLIEYILAFVSMGLAGIFAQSFQAAIRSKESKKAICLGSLASLLAVGIRYFWHFLAGVIFWGSYAPKGMSALWYSFSVNGIAGSSTLILVIVSLILLVSAQANRLFLTK from the coding sequence ATGTCAAAAAATCTTAACGCTTTAGTTGAAGCTGCCATTTTTGCCGCACTCGCCATGGTTCTTTCTTTTATCCCTGATTTTGCCAATTGGTTTTCTCCTTCATTTGGGGCTATCCCACTTATTGTCTTTTCACTACGTCGTGGCCCAAAATATGGTCTATTAGCCGGTCTGCTTTGGGGACTTATGCACTTTATCTTTGGAAAAGTTTATTATTTAGCCTTTTCTCAGGTCTTAATAGAGTATATTCTCGCTTTTGTTTCTATGGGCTTAGCAGGCATTTTTGCTCAATCCTTCCAAGCAGCCATTCGATCTAAAGAATCCAAAAAAGCTATCTGTTTAGGTAGTCTTGCCAGCTTGTTAGCAGTTGGAATTCGCTATTTTTGGCATTTTTTAGCAGGGGTCATTTTCTGGGGTTCATACGCTCCTAAAGGAATGTCTGCACTATGGTATTCTTTTAGTGTCAATGGCATCGCTGGTTCATCTACTCTCATCTTGGTTATCGTTAGTCTTATTCTTTTAGTATCAGCCCAAGCTAATAGACTCTTTTTAACAAAATAA
- a CDS encoding histidine phosphatase family protein — protein MKLYFVRHGKTQWNKEGRFQGANGDSPLLEESYETITKLGKRLASVTFDEVYSSDLKRAVDTAQLIMAQNHSRRDIIQTKSLREWHLGKLEGQKISLVQSIYPSQMNAFRHNLGVFKAQTFEAESVYQATHRLAAFLEETIDKELENILLVGHGAHLTASIRSLLGFEPALLRAEGGLDNASLTILETDDFEHYSLKVWNDTSHYNN, from the coding sequence ATGAAACTCTATTTTGTACGACATGGTAAAACACAGTGGAATAAAGAAGGACGTTTTCAAGGTGCTAATGGCGACTCTCCCTTATTAGAGGAATCCTACGAAACCATTACTAAATTAGGAAAACGTTTAGCTTCTGTAACTTTTGACGAGGTTTATTCAAGCGACTTAAAAAGAGCGGTGGATACTGCCCAACTAATCATGGCGCAAAATCACAGCCGACGTGATATTATCCAAACCAAGTCCTTAAGAGAGTGGCATCTCGGAAAGCTAGAAGGTCAAAAAATCAGTTTAGTTCAGTCTATCTATCCTTCTCAAATGAATGCTTTTCGGCATAATCTAGGAGTTTTTAAAGCACAGACTTTTGAAGCTGAGTCCGTTTACCAGGCAACTCATCGTTTAGCAGCATTCTTAGAGGAAACTATTGATAAGGAGTTAGAAAACATACTTCTCGTTGGACATGGAGCTCATCTAACAGCTTCCATCCGCAGTTTGCTGGGGTTTGAACCAGCCTTATTACGAGCAGAAGGTGGCTTAGACAATGCTAGTCTAACCATTTTAGAGACAGATGATTTTGAACATTATTCCTTAAAAGTTTGGAATGATACCAGTCACTATAACAACTAA
- a CDS encoding DUF3270 family protein codes for MASQLNKKTLPDGQRQQETELENKYQSYQDFDHNNIKLRELAFFGQIAIFSIFTVLTAFVLLSFNFGPYLAFPIAMLVATALTSIVYQVIITFLKK; via the coding sequence ATGGCAAGTCAATTGAATAAAAAAACTCTGCCAGATGGGCAACGTCAACAAGAGACAGAGTTAGAAAACAAATATCAAAGTTATCAAGACTTTGATCATAATAACATCAAGCTTAGAGAGTTAGCTTTTTTTGGACAAATTGCGATTTTCTCAATTTTTACTGTATTGACAGCTTTTGTTCTTTTAAGCTTCAACTTTGGACCTTATCTAGCTTTTCCAATTGCCATGTTAGTTGCCACTGCTCTAACATCAATTGTATACCAAGTGATTATTACGTTTTTAAAAAAATAG
- a CDS encoding peptidoglycan recognition protein family protein: MPRYKRRRKTPKTFKTTIIIISSLMVLMLSAFGFIHYVNAKKLLNYETQQMASIDHRHELFDEQWHRITSPMSYQETITITSYREKKVRGSVHLFAGFIFNGKQYYTLANQLTLIQDNPINQAVADLGYPQDNISKQINKRFAKIPYFNTSRQPKGIVIHETGNDDSTLDNEISYMIKNYHTSGVFVHSFINANQIITIANPDFMAQGAGPKANPNYIQFEMTRENSPDGFTNQLANAAYYTAKQLHHYHLPVTIGQEDGQGTIWTHDMVSRYLGGTDHSDPVEYWRGMANYYWGVDYTVEDFTQLVQAYYNQL, encoded by the coding sequence ATGCCAAGATATAAAAGACGCCGTAAGACTCCAAAAACATTCAAGACTACAATCATTATCATCTCTTCGCTTATGGTATTGATGCTATCGGCATTTGGATTCATTCATTATGTAAATGCTAAAAAGCTACTGAACTATGAGACACAACAAATGGCTAGCATTGATCATCGTCATGAACTATTTGATGAACAATGGCATCGCATAACATCTCCAATGTCTTATCAAGAGACAATTACTATCACCTCATATCGTGAGAAAAAAGTCAGAGGAAGTGTTCATCTCTTTGCTGGATTCATTTTTAATGGCAAGCAGTATTATACCTTAGCTAACCAACTAACTCTTATTCAAGACAATCCTATCAACCAAGCGGTCGCTGACTTAGGCTATCCCCAAGATAATATCTCAAAACAAATCAATAAACGGTTTGCAAAGATCCCCTATTTTAATACTAGTCGTCAGCCTAAGGGGATTGTTATCCATGAGACTGGTAATGATGACTCAACACTTGATAATGAAATTAGCTACATGATAAAAAACTATCACACATCAGGTGTTTTCGTCCATAGCTTTATCAATGCTAATCAAATCATAACGATTGCCAATCCTGATTTTATGGCACAAGGTGCTGGGCCTAAGGCCAATCCTAACTATATTCAGTTTGAGATGACTAGAGAAAATAGCCCAGATGGTTTTACCAATCAGCTAGCTAATGCAGCCTATTATACTGCTAAACAACTGCATCATTATCATCTGCCAGTTACAATAGGGCAAGAGGATGGTCAAGGAACTATCTGGACACATGATATGGTGTCTAGATATCTCGGAGGAACTGACCATTCTGATCCCGTCGAATACTGGAGAGGTATGGCTAACTACTATTGGGGAGTGGATTATACTGTTGAAGATTTTACACAATTAGTTCAAGCCTATTATAATCAACTATAA
- a CDS encoding 5-methyltetrahydropteroyltriglutamate--homocysteine S-methyltransferase — MGKKYFEHVGSFLRPEILQKARQAFESGQLSSEDLKVVEDIAIKDLVDKQIAAGLEKVTDGEFRRAYWHLDFFWGFAGVDHIQASSGYHFHGEETKPDSAILSGKISGEDHPFVEAYRFLKNYVDAKEVEVEAKYTIPAPSQFYFELIRDEEHVAKLNSIYPDHEELYADIKAAYLQVISDLVDAGLKTLQVDDCTWGVLVDDNFLTTWGRINGQSKEEVREELSALFLKLNNDVYENVPENLLVNTHVCRGNYHSTWASSGGYHPIAKELFADEAAQTYFLEFDNERSGDFSPLSEFTDPDKVAVLGLVTSKFPELEDKELLIARIKEASQYIPLEQLWISTQCGFASTEEGNILTEEDQWKKLALVKEVIDAVWE; from the coding sequence ATGGGAAAGAAATATTTTGAACATGTAGGGTCTTTTTTGAGACCAGAGATTTTACAAAAAGCTCGTCAGGCTTTTGAATCAGGACAGCTGTCTTCTGAAGATTTAAAAGTTGTAGAGGATATTGCCATAAAGGATCTTGTGGATAAACAGATTGCAGCTGGTTTAGAAAAAGTTACAGATGGTGAATTTCGACGAGCTTACTGGCATTTGGACTTCTTTTGGGGTTTTGCAGGAGTTGATCATATTCAAGCATCCTCCGGTTACCATTTTCATGGAGAAGAAACCAAACCAGATTCTGCTATTTTATCTGGCAAGATTTCTGGAGAAGACCATCCTTTTGTAGAGGCCTATCGTTTCTTGAAAAATTATGTTGATGCTAAAGAAGTTGAAGTAGAAGCCAAGTATACGATTCCAGCTCCTTCACAATTTTATTTTGAGTTAATTCGTGATGAGGAGCATGTAGCCAAACTAAATAGTATTTATCCAGATCATGAGGAACTATACGCAGACATTAAAGCTGCTTATTTACAAGTTATTTCTGATTTGGTTGATGCAGGTTTGAAGACCTTACAGGTTGATGACTGTACATGGGGAGTACTTGTTGATGATAACTTCTTAACGACTTGGGGTCGCATTAATGGTCAAAGCAAAGAAGAAGTTAGAGAAGAACTATCAGCGCTTTTCTTAAAACTTAATAATGATGTGTATGAAAATGTCCCTGAGAATCTTTTGGTGAATACGCATGTCTGTCGTGGCAATTATCACTCCACTTGGGCTTCATCAGGCGGTTATCATCCCATTGCTAAAGAATTATTTGCTGACGAGGCTGCTCAAACCTATTTCCTAGAATTTGATAATGAACGTTCAGGTGACTTTTCTCCCCTATCAGAGTTTACAGATCCTGACAAAGTAGCTGTACTTGGGCTTGTTACTTCTAAATTTCCAGAATTGGAAGATAAGGAGCTATTAATTGCTAGAATCAAAGAAGCTAGTCAGTATATTCCCTTAGAGCAACTTTGGATTTCGACTCAGTGTGGCTTTGCCTCAACAGAAGAAGGAAATATTTTAACTGAAGAAGACCAATGGAAGAAATTAGCGCTTGTCAAGGAAGTTATTGACGCTGTTTGGGAATAA
- a CDS encoding YdbC family protein has product MAEFTFEIVEKLLVLSENDKGWTKELNRVSFNGAEPKFDIRTWSPDHSKMGKGITLTNEEFQVLVEEFKK; this is encoded by the coding sequence ATGGCAGAATTTACATTTGAAATCGTTGAAAAACTTTTAGTTTTATCTGAAAATGATAAAGGATGGACAAAAGAGTTGAACCGTGTCAGCTTTAATGGGGCAGAACCCAAGTTTGATATTAGAACGTGGAGTCCGGACCATTCTAAAATGGGAAAAGGCATCACATTAACCAATGAAGAATTTCAAGTTCTGGTTGAGGAATTTAAAAAGTAA
- a CDS encoding DUF368 domain-containing protein, which produces MFAWFGRLAKGIIIALGFILPGVSGGVLASILGLYQKIIAFLAHPTRNFLKNILFFLPVGIGGILGIALFSAPLEWLLANHQVPTLWAFTGAIVGTLPTLWQEATVEGRRDNKDWTILIITFIVSGLLLFFLNDLVGTIPASFASFILAGALIALGILVPGLSPSNLLLIMGLYSPMLTGFKQLNLTGVFLPIAIGGAVTMILFSKVMDHALENHHSRVYHFILGLVTSSTLLIILPNPRSAESISYAGAGLGTFIFSVILFVAGIALGVWMSRLEGKYKK; this is translated from the coding sequence ATGTTTGCATGGTTTGGCCGTTTGGCTAAAGGTATTATTATTGCATTGGGATTTATTCTACCGGGTGTATCTGGTGGCGTATTGGCATCAATTTTGGGACTCTACCAAAAAATTATTGCCTTTTTGGCTCACCCTACTCGTAATTTTCTAAAAAATATTCTCTTTTTCTTGCCCGTTGGTATTGGAGGAATTCTTGGTATCGCTCTTTTCTCTGCACCACTTGAGTGGTTGCTAGCTAACCATCAAGTTCCCACCCTCTGGGCTTTTACTGGTGCTATTGTCGGAACACTACCAACTTTGTGGCAAGAAGCAACTGTTGAAGGACGACGTGACAACAAAGACTGGACTATCTTAATCATTACTTTTATCGTTTCAGGATTACTACTTTTCTTCCTCAATGATTTAGTTGGTACTATTCCAGCAAGCTTTGCTAGTTTTATCTTAGCTGGTGCCCTTATCGCTCTAGGGATTCTTGTTCCAGGTCTAAGTCCTTCTAACCTTCTCTTAATTATGGGACTTTATAGTCCTATGTTGACGGGCTTTAAACAGTTGAACCTAACAGGCGTTTTTCTCCCGATTGCTATCGGTGGTGCTGTCACTATGATTCTCTTTTCAAAAGTGATGGATCATGCCCTTGAGAATCACCACTCTCGCGTTTATCACTTTATTTTAGGTCTAGTGACCTCAAGTACTCTCTTGATTATTTTGCCAAATCCTCGTTCAGCAGAAAGCATTTCTTACGCAGGTGCAGGTCTGGGTACCTTCATCTTTTCTGTTATTTTATTTGTAGCTGGGATTGCTCTTGGCGTTTGGATGAGCCGTCTTGAAGGAAAATATAAAAAATGA
- a CDS encoding YccF domain-containing protein, with the protein MSFIGNFIWFIFAGLWSFISWSIVGILLCVTIVGIPLGLQCFKIASFGLFPFGKQVVISSSGASLLLNIIWMLLFGWELALLHLTSAFFLCITIIGIPFARQSLKLTQISLFPFGIRVVKE; encoded by the coding sequence ATGTCATTTATTGGAAATTTTATTTGGTTTATCTTTGCTGGGCTTTGGTCTTTTATCTCATGGTCTATTGTTGGAATCCTCCTTTGCGTAACCATCGTCGGAATCCCTCTTGGTTTGCAATGTTTTAAAATTGCCAGCTTTGGTCTTTTTCCATTTGGCAAACAAGTTGTTATCTCTAGTAGTGGGGCAAGTCTATTACTCAACATCATCTGGATGCTTCTATTTGGTTGGGAGCTAGCACTACTTCATTTAACATCAGCCTTTTTCCTTTGCATCACCATCATTGGTATTCCTTTTGCAAGGCAGAGTTTAAAACTCACACAAATCAGCCTTTTCCCCTTTGGCATTCGAGTTGTTAAGGAGTAG
- a CDS encoding YbaK/EbsC family protein, with product MSKKSRIKKTLVDQILDKAGIDHDSLVVNAKTGQLPEDIKREDIFKTLALIGDKTGPIIGIIPISEHLSEKKLAKISGNKKVHMIPQKDLQKTTGYVHGANNPVGIRQKHNFPIIIDEIALEKGSMVVSGGEIGRSIRIDSQTLADFVQATFADIKE from the coding sequence ATGAGTAAGAAATCTAGAATCAAAAAGACACTAGTTGATCAAATTCTCGATAAGGCTGGTATTGACCATGATAGTCTTGTCGTCAATGCCAAAACAGGTCAGCTTCCAGAAGATATCAAGAGAGAAGATATCTTTAAAACACTGGCTTTAATTGGAGATAAAACTGGTCCAATCATTGGTATTATTCCCATCTCAGAGCATTTATCTGAAAAGAAATTAGCTAAAATCTCTGGGAATAAAAAGGTTCATATGATTCCTCAAAAGGATTTGCAAAAAACGACCGGCTATGTCCATGGCGCAAACAATCCTGTCGGTATTCGTCAAAAACATAATTTTCCTATTATAATTGATGAGATCGCTCTTGAAAAAGGAAGTATGGTTGTTTCAGGCGGTGAAATTGGTCGCTCGATTAGGATCGACAGTCAAACTTTAGCTGATTTTGTTCAAGCAACATTTGCTGATATAAAGGAGTAA
- a CDS encoding ECF transporter S component yields the protein MKSFLSIQTISKVAMLSALCVVLRYIFSSLPNIQPITAFFLVLVGVEGLLFSVLVMSLSILVSSFLLGFGPWVMFQIISFALVLLLWKLLIIKRWYQHILIFLAACFAFLYGIIIDGLMAVFWGMPWWSYIAAGFSFNLYHALSTLLFYPILEKILRRF from the coding sequence ATGAAAAGTTTTTTATCTATCCAAACCATTAGCAAAGTGGCAATGCTTTCAGCTCTTTGTGTTGTTTTACGTTATATTTTTTCGTCTTTACCCAATATTCAACCTATTACAGCTTTTTTCTTAGTATTAGTAGGAGTTGAAGGGCTTCTCTTTTCAGTATTGGTTATGAGCTTAAGTATACTAGTATCATCATTTTTATTAGGTTTTGGACCATGGGTCATGTTTCAAATCATTAGTTTTGCTCTTGTTCTGCTTTTGTGGAAACTATTGATTATCAAAAGATGGTATCAACATATCCTGATTTTTCTAGCAGCTTGTTTTGCTTTTTTATATGGTATAATAATTGATGGTCTGATGGCAGTGTTTTGGGGAATGCCGTGGTGGTCTTATATTGCTGCAGGTTTTTCTTTTAATCTCTATCATGCCTTATCTACTTTGTTGTTTTACCCTATTTTAGAAAAAATTTTGAGGAGATTTTAA
- the lysS gene encoding lysine--tRNA ligase — translation MSKEHIEALNDQEIVRREKMSALAEQGIDPFGKRFDRTANSGELKEKYADKSKEDLHELNETAIVAGRLMTKRGKGKVGFAHLQDREGQIQLYVRKDAVGEDNYEIFKKADLGDFLGVEGDIMRTDMGELSIKATKLTHLSKALRPLPEKFHGLTDVETIYRKRHLDLISNRESFDRFVTRSKIISEMRRYLDGLGFLEVETPVLHNEAGGAAARPFVTHHNAQNIDMVLRIATELHLKRLIVGGMERVYEIGRIFRNEGMDATHNPEFTSIEVYQAYADYQDIMDLTEGIIQHVTKAVKGDEPVVYQETEIKINEPFKRVHMVDAVKEITGVDFWQEMTLEDAVAAAKEKNVPLEKHFTSVGHIINAFFEEFVEETLIQPTFVYGHPVEVSPLAKKNDEDPRFTDRFELFIMTKEYGNAFTELNDPIDQLSRFEAQAKAKELGDDEATGIDYDYVEALEYGMPPTGGLGIGIDRLCMLLTDTTTIRDVLLFPTMK, via the coding sequence ATGTCTAAAGAACATATTGAAGCATTAAATGACCAGGAGATTGTCCGTCGTGAAAAAATGTCGGCCCTTGCTGAACAGGGAATCGACCCATTTGGTAAACGTTTCGATCGTACGGCAAATTCTGGCGAATTAAAAGAAAAATACGCTGACAAGAGCAAGGAAGACTTGCATGAGTTAAATGAGACTGCTATTGTAGCAGGTCGTTTGATGACTAAGCGTGGTAAAGGTAAGGTTGGATTTGCCCACCTACAAGATCGTGAAGGTCAAATTCAGCTTTATGTTCGCAAGGATGCTGTCGGCGAAGACAATTACGAGATTTTCAAAAAAGCTGACTTGGGTGACTTCCTTGGTGTTGAAGGTGACATCATGCGTACAGACATGGGTGAACTTTCAATTAAAGCTACAAAATTAACTCACCTTTCAAAAGCCCTTCGTCCTCTCCCTGAAAAATTCCACGGATTAACAGACGTTGAAACCATTTACCGTAAACGCCACCTTGATTTGATTTCTAACCGTGAAAGCTTCGATCGCTTTGTGACTCGTTCAAAAATCATTTCAGAAATGCGCCGTTACCTGGATGGTCTTGGTTTCCTTGAAGTTGAAACACCTGTTCTTCACAACGAAGCTGGTGGGGCTGCTGCTCGTCCATTTGTAACACATCACAATGCCCAAAATATCGACATGGTGCTTCGTATCGCAACTGAATTGCACTTGAAACGCCTTATCGTTGGTGGTATGGAACGTGTTTACGAAATTGGACGCATCTTCCGTAATGAAGGAATGGATGCAACTCACAACCCAGAGTTCACTTCTATCGAAGTTTACCAAGCCTACGCTGACTATCAAGACATCATGGACTTGACAGAAGGTATCATCCAACATGTTACCAAAGCTGTTAAAGGGGATGAGCCTGTCGTTTATCAAGAAACTGAAATCAAGATCAACGAACCATTCAAACGTGTCCACATGGTTGATGCTGTTAAGGAAATCACTGGTGTTGACTTCTGGCAAGAAATGACTTTAGAAGACGCTGTCGCAGCTGCTAAAGAGAAAAATGTGCCACTTGAAAAACACTTTACTTCTGTTGGTCACATCATTAATGCTTTCTTTGAAGAATTTGTTGAAGAGACGCTTATCCAACCAACATTTGTCTACGGACATCCTGTTGAAGTGTCACCACTTGCTAAGAAAAATGATGAAGATCCTCGCTTTACAGACCGCTTTGAGCTCTTTATCATGACAAAAGAATACGGTAATGCCTTCACTGAATTGAACGATCCAATCGATCAATTGTCACGTTTTGAAGCTCAAGCCAAAGCCAAAGAACTCGGTGACGATGAAGCAACTGGTATTGACTACGACTACGTTGAAGCCCTCGAATACGGTATGCCACCAACAGGTGGACTCGGTATCGGAATCGACCGCCTCTGCATGCTCTTGACAGATACCACAACTATTCGTGATGTACTCTTGTTCCCTACGATGAAGTAA